TGCTTCTTCAGATACCAGAATGCATGTAGCAGCTTCCACTGTAGACAAACTAGTTGATTATGTTACAAATGCTCCTGCCGATACTTTTGTTTCTGCAGGTTCTGTTCAAACCATTATCAATCAAATCGAAAGAAATAACGCAATTTAAAATATCGTGTCATTACAATCAAAGCTTTTAAAATCAGAACTAACCGCGGAACTAGATTCCATATTAAATTATTGGTCAGAACGTACTATTGATGATCAAAATGGCGGTTTTGTTGGACAAATCGATTTTAACGATCATATCATTGTAAATGCAGAAAAAGGTTCGGTTTTAAATGCCCGAATTCTTTGGACTTTTTCTGCCAGTTATCAAATCACAAAAAACGAAAACCACAAAAAACTGGCAGCGAGAGCATTTGAATTTCTTTCGGCTTATTTTTATGACACACAATTTGGAGGTCTTTTTTGGAGTATTAACGAGGATAAAACTCCAAAAGACACCAAAAACCAGATTTATGCTCTAGCCTTTGCGATGTATGGATTATCTGAATATTATGTGATTTCGAAAGAAGAAAAAGCACTGGAAATAGCTAAAAATCTATATCAAAAAATTCAGGAACACAGTTATGATCCTACCAACAAAGGTTATTTTGAAGCTTTTACCAGAGATTGGCAGCCGATAGATGATTTACGCCTAAGCGCCAAAGATGCCAACGAGAAAAAAACCATGAATACACATCTTCATATTATTGAAGGTTATGTGAATTTATATAAAGTCTGGAAAGACGAAAAACTGCTTGAAGTTATTATTGAACTTCTGGAAACCATTGAAAAATATTTCATCAATACCGAAACAGGACATTTACGCTTGTTTTTTGATGAAAACTGGAAAGAAAAACCAGATGTTATCTCATACGGGCATGATATCGAAGCGGCTTGGCTTTTACAGCAATGCGCCGAAATTTCAGGCAATGAAACTTTGATTGCAAATTACAAAAAACATGCTGTTCAAATTGCCGAAGCAACCAAAGAAGGTTTAGACACTGATGGAGGTTTGTGGTACGAGTACAATCCTGAAAAAGAGGAATTGATAGCAGAAAAACATTGGTGGCCTCAAGCCGAAGCTTTAATTGGTTTTTACAACGCTTATCAATTAACAGGAAAAGAAGAATATCTGGATATTGTTTACAAGAACTGGAAATTCATAAAAAAACATATAATCGACCAGCAAAACGGAGAATGGGTTTGGGGAGTTTACCCTGACTATACTGCAATGAAAAAAGACAAAGCCGGATTCTGGAAATGTCCCTATCACAACGGACGAGCTTGTATAGAACTTATGCAGCGAATTCAAGATTAATTTCATTCATTTCTAATTCTAATTTAAAGTCGTTATGAAACATTTTTTTCTTTTTAGTTTATTGCTAGTCTCTTTACTAATTGATGCACAAACCAATCTCCTAAAAAATGGAGGTTTTGAATATGACTTAACCAATTGGAACGGACAAGAAAATGGTGCGCTTTCTCCTTATGATAAAAAATCAGGAAAAAACAGCGCTTTAATTAATCAGTATACTGGCGCAGAATGGAGAGCATTTGATCAAACTGTTTCGTTAGCAAGAAATACCTATGCAGTAGAATGCAGTGCCTGGATGAAAGCAGAAGGCATCGAAAATCAAAAAGAAGATTATAAAGCAGCCGCAGTAATTATAGAATTTACAAATAGTGCAGACAAATCAGTCGGTAGTGAAACAATCGCTCGAGCAAAAGGAACAACTGATTGGGTCAATTACAAAAAAGCTATTAAAGTGCCCTCAGACGCAAAAAAAATCAGAGTAATGCTGGCTTTGGCACAAACAAACGGAACCGTATTTTTTGACGATATAAAAGTAACCACACTTTCTGAAGAAGAATTTTCAAAATTGAATTCAGAAACAAAATAAACTAAAATGAAAAAATCAGTTTTAAAAACCCTATTGTTGAGCTTCTCCATTTTGGTTTTAGCAGGATGTTCTTCAGATAATGATTCGAATAACGAAGTCATAGTCGATCCGCCGACACAATATGATCCTTTGACAACATCAAATGTAACGACTTATATGGTTGATCCAAGTGCAACAGCAGAAACCAAAGCTTTATTTTACAATTTAAAAAAACTAGCACAGACCAAAACCGCCATTGGTCAGCAAGATGCTTTCAATAGTTTTTACCAAGATGCCGGAGGAGATTCAGATATCAAAAAAAATACAGGTTTTGATCCTGCTGTTTTAGGTTCTGATTTTATGTTTATAACAGACAAAAACAATAACGAACAAGCTAACAACTGGTTCTACCAGCAGGAACAAAAAATTACCGCCGATGTTAAAGCCGCTTACGCGAAAGGAATAATCAACACCTTCAGCTGGCATTTGAGAGAACCTAATAAAGAAGAATCTTTTTATGCAGCTGATATGACTCCTGAACAAAAATCGACTGCTTTTAGAAGTATTCTTCCAGGCGGAGTTAATAACGAATGGTACAAAAAGAAATTAGATAAAGTAGCCAAAGTTATTCTAAATCTAAAAGGTTCAAATGGCGAATTGATTCCTGTAATTTTCAGGCCTTTTCATGAATTTGATGGAAGCTGGTTTTGGTGGGGAGCCGATTTCTGCACCGCTGATGAATATAAAAAGGCCTATCAATTTACCGTTGATTACTTAAAAAACACAAAAGGAGTTCATAATATTCTCTATGCATTTTCTCCCGATAATTCGTATACAACATCCGAAGGATATTTAAGTCGTTATCCTGGAGACAAATACGTTGACATATTGGGAATGGATAATTATGGCGACTTTAACAATCAAGGAAATGAAGGTGTTAGAAAAGCTAATGCTAAACTAAAAATGATATCGAATATGGCTCTTGATAAAGTAAAAATTGCTGCTTTAACTGAAACAGGCTATCAAATCACTGCAACTACTTCACCTGTTCCCAATTGGTTTTCTAGCAATTTGTACAATGCGCTGCATGATAATCCCACATTTGATCTTCAGATTATATCAATCAGCTATGTGATGTTTTGGAATAATACTAAAGATGGCTATTATGTTCCGAATGGAACTGTTTCTAATGCAGGTGATTTTAAAACATTTAGTTTAAAAACTAAATCTGCGCTGTTAAATTCCCTGCCGAAAATGTATGAAATGCCGAAATAGTTTTTTGTTTCAGGTTTCAGGTTCACAATAAAACGCGTAAAATAACGGACTGCCCTAGCCCCGATAGAAGTGAAAATCCTTTTTGTGGCGGGGTTCGCCACAAAAAGATTGTAACGGATAGCGGGATTAGCTCGATAAAAATATAAACTATGAAAACTAGATTTTTAAAAACACTTTCTTTCTCACTGATTTTTGCTGTAATAGCTTGTCAGGCCCAGGAAAAAATTACCGTAAAAGGAAACCAGTTTTACAAAGGCAACAAACCTTATGCTTATATCGGAACCAATTATTGGTATGGAAGCATGCTGGCTTCAAAGAAAATTGGTGATCGAAAAAGACTGATTCGTGAACTGGATTTAATGAAGAAAAATGGAATTGATAATTTACGTATTCTTGTAGGTGCTGATGGCGGAAAATATGATTTTACAGTTCGTCCTGCCTTACAATATGAACAGGGAAAGTACGACGAAGATTTATTGGATGGATTGGATTTTCTTCTTAATGAAATGCAAAAACGAAATATGTATGCCGTTTTATACTTAACCAATAATTGGGAATGGTCTGGTGGGATGTCGCAATATTTAGAATGGAATGGAAAAGGCCCAGTTCCAGTTCCTGCTATTCCCCCAAATACTTGGCCTCAGTTTATGTCTTACACAGAACAATTTCACAGCTGTGAACCTTGTATGGAAGCTTTAAATAATCATGTGAAGTTTATTATTGGAAGAACAAATGCATACTCTAAAAAGAAATACAACGAAGACAACACAATTATGTCGTGGCAGGTTGGAAATGAACCTAGACTTTTTACGGTTGAAAACGAAGTGAAATTTACCAAATGGCTCAATAACATTGTAGATTTAATTGACAGTTTAGACAAAAATCATTTGGTTTCAACAGGTTCTGAAGGAAAAAACAGCTCCAACGACAGCATGGAAATCTTCGAAAGAACGCATCAAAACCCTAATATCGATTATTTAACGATGCACATCTGGCCTAAAAACTGGAATTGGTTTAAAGCAGACAATGCTGAAGCTACAATGCCAAAAACAATTGAAAATGCTGGTAAATATATTGATGATCACATCAAAGTGGCTAACAATCTAAAAAGACCCATTATCATCGAAGAATTTGGTCTTCCGAAAGAAAATGAAAATCTGAAGGCGGGAGCTTCTTCTGTTTACCGAGATAAATTTTACAGCTATATTTTTGGAAGAGTTGCAGAAAGTGTTAAAAATGGCGGGCCGTTGCAAGCAGCAAATTTTTGGGGTTACGGCGGTGAAGGAAAAGCCATTAACGAAACAGGAAAATGGAATCCAGGTGATCCTTTAACAACAGATCCTCCGCAAGAACCTCAAGGATTAAATTCTGTTTTCAACGGAGATAAATCAACTCTCGAAATTGTAAAAAAATACAATTTAGAATTAAAGAAAAAGTAATTTTATTTCCAACATATAAGTGATATAAGTTCATTTTAGTAAATGCTTAAGTCAAGCTCTTAAATGAACTTACATCACTTGTATGGTTTAAAAATGTTCTCATGAAAAATATATTTATTCTTTTTTGTTTCATACTCATCAATTTTTCTTTCGCACAGAAGAAACAGGATTTTAACGTAGTTTCTCCTAATGGAAAAATCGAAGTTAAAATTGTTGCAAATGATAAAATATTCTGGTCAATTTCGCACGAAAAAGATTTGATTTTAGCACCGTCTGAAATGTCTTTAACTTTGGATGGAAGTATTGTTTTAGGAAAAAATCCAGTTGTTTTAAATTCGAAAAAAGAAAGTGTTAATACTTTTTTTGAAACGCCTTTGTATAAAAAGAAAACCGTAAAAGATCAATACAGTAAACTGACTATCAACTTTAAAAATGATTTCGAAGTTGAATTTCGTGTTTTTAATGATGGTGCAGCATATCGTTTTATCACAAAAAAGGAAAAAGAGATCACAGTAAAATCAGAAGAAGTAGTTTTAAATTTTAATCAGGATTACAATACTTTAATGCCATATGTTCGTGATTTGAGAAACCCGAAAGATCAATTTATTTCTTCGTTTGAATCACATTATGAAAACAAAAAAGTAAGCGAATTCGCAAAAGATACTTTAGCTTTTTTACCTTTTTTAATTGATTATAAAAACCATAAAAAAGCAGTTTTCCTAGAAGCAGATTTAGAAGATTATCCAGGATTATTTGTCACCAACAATAAAAACAAAACAGGTTTTGAGTCTCGTTTTTCTAAATACCCAACTCAAGAAACCAACGGCGGATTTAATTACCTCAACAAACTTATTACCGAAAGAGCCGATTATTTGGTAAAAACCAAAGGAACAAGAACTTTTCCATGGAGAGCGATTGTTATTTCTGAAAATGATGCGGCTTTAGCCAATAACGATATGGTTCAGAAATTAGCAGAACCATCCAGAATAAAAGACATTTCGTGGATAAAACCCGGAAAAGTGGCTTGGGATTGGTGGAATGACTGGAATATTTACAATGTCGATTTTAAAGCAGGAATCAATACGCAGACTTATAAATACTATATTGATTTTGCTTCTAAAAACAAGGTTGAATATGTAGTTTTAGATGAAGGCTGGAGCGTTGAAACCGATATTATGAAACACAATCCAAATGTAGATTTGGAAGCTTTAATTGCTTACGCGAAAGAAAGAAATGTTGGTATTATTTTGTGGGCTTCGTGGATGGCAATCAATAATAAAACAGAAGCCGTTTTTGACAATTATGCAAAACTAGGCGTAAAAGGTTTTAAAGTTGATTTTATAGATCGTGACGATGCAAAAATGGTTAATTCCGTTTATGATATTGCGCAGAAAGCAGCCAATCATAAACTAATTATTGATTTCCACGGCATGTACAAACCAACTGGAATTCAGAGAACATTTCCAAATATTTTAAATTTTGAAGGTGTAAAAGGTCTTGAAAATAATAAATGGACGCCAAATGATGATGTTCCGCTTTATGATTGTACCATTCCGTTTATAAGAATGATGGCCGGCCCAATGGATTACACTCCCGGTGCAATGCGAAACGCCACAAAAAGCGAATTCAAACCTAGTCATTCGACTCCTATGAGTCAGGGAACCAGATGTCACCAATTGGCACTTTACACTATTTTTGAAGCGCCTTTGCAAATGATGGCCGACAGCCCAACGGCTTTTATGAAAGAGCAGGAAAGCACCGATTTTATTGCTAAAATCCCAACCACTTTTGATGAAACCGTCGCTCTTGATGGAGAAGTTGGAAAATATGTTTCAATTGCCAGAAAAAAAGAAAATACTTGGTATTTAGGTGTAATTACAAATTGGGATTCCAGAGATATTACAATTGACTTTTCTTTCCTTGAAAAAGGTAAAAAATTCCAAGCCGAAATCTTCTCAGATGGAATAAACGCAGAAAAAGCGGCAACTGATTATAAAAAAGAAATAGTTACAGTTGATTCCACAACGAAATTAAAATATCATTTGGCTAGCGGTGGCGGATTAGCGATGATTATTAAATAAATGAAAAGTTTATAACCCTAACAGGTTTTAAAAACCTGTTAGGGTTACTATTAAGCTAATATCTTCTCAATCGCATTCAATTCATCAGCCGTAAAATCAGTATTCTGAAGACAATCAATATTATTACACAATTGTTTCACAGAACTTGCACCGATTAAAACCGATGTAATTCGTTTATCTTTTTGCAGCCAAGCCAAAGCCATTTGTGCCAAAGACTGATTTCGATTTTGAGCAATTTCATTCAGCTGAATCAATTTCTGAATTCTTTCCTCCGTAACCTCATCTTCTCTCAAATGTCCGTTTGGATTATGTGCTCTTGAATTTTCTGGAATTCCATTTAAATATTTATCCGTCAAAAGTCCCTGTGCCAAAGGCGAAAAAGCAATGCAACCTACTCCTTTTTCTTCTAGCACATCAAGCAAACCATCTTCAACCCAACGCTGCAACATCGAATATTTAGCCTGATGAATCAAACAAGGCGTTCCTAATTGCTTTAAAACATCAACAGCAACTCGAGTCTGTTCTGCCGAATAATTGCTGATTCCAACGTATAAAGCCTTTCCACTTCTAACAGCATAATCTAAAGCCATCATAGTTTCTTCGATTGGCGTTTCAGGATCTGGACGATGCGAATAAAAAATATCGACATAATCGACTTTCATTCTCTTTAAACTCTGATCTAAACTTGAAAGCAAATATTTTCTTGAACCCCAGTCGCCATAAGGACCATCCCACATAGTGTAACCAGCCTTAGTCGAAATTATAATTTCATCACGCAGATTTCCTTGAAAATTATGCCACAAAATTTTACCAAAATTAGTTTCAGCAGAACCTGGAACAGGTCCATAATTATTGGCTA
This portion of the Flavobacterium panacagri genome encodes:
- a CDS encoding AGE family epimerase/isomerase, with product MSLQSKLLKSELTAELDSILNYWSERTIDDQNGGFVGQIDFNDHIIVNAEKGSVLNARILWTFSASYQITKNENHKKLAARAFEFLSAYFYDTQFGGLFWSINEDKTPKDTKNQIYALAFAMYGLSEYYVISKEEKALEIAKNLYQKIQEHSYDPTNKGYFEAFTRDWQPIDDLRLSAKDANEKKTMNTHLHIIEGYVNLYKVWKDEKLLEVIIELLETIEKYFINTETGHLRLFFDENWKEKPDVISYGHDIEAAWLLQQCAEISGNETLIANYKKHAVQIAEATKEGLDTDGGLWYEYNPEKEELIAEKHWWPQAEALIGFYNAYQLTGKEEYLDIVYKNWKFIKKHIIDQQNGEWVWGVYPDYTAMKKDKAGFWKCPYHNGRACIELMQRIQD
- a CDS encoding carbohydrate binding domain-containing protein, producing the protein MKHFFLFSLLLVSLLIDAQTNLLKNGGFEYDLTNWNGQENGALSPYDKKSGKNSALINQYTGAEWRAFDQTVSLARNTYAVECSAWMKAEGIENQKEDYKAAAVIIEFTNSADKSVGSETIARAKGTTDWVNYKKAIKVPSDAKKIRVMLALAQTNGTVFFDDIKVTTLSEEEFSKLNSETK
- a CDS encoding glycoside hydrolase family 26 protein, whose translation is MKKSVLKTLLLSFSILVLAGCSSDNDSNNEVIVDPPTQYDPLTTSNVTTYMVDPSATAETKALFYNLKKLAQTKTAIGQQDAFNSFYQDAGGDSDIKKNTGFDPAVLGSDFMFITDKNNNEQANNWFYQQEQKITADVKAAYAKGIINTFSWHLREPNKEESFYAADMTPEQKSTAFRSILPGGVNNEWYKKKLDKVAKVILNLKGSNGELIPVIFRPFHEFDGSWFWWGADFCTADEYKKAYQFTVDYLKNTKGVHNILYAFSPDNSYTTSEGYLSRYPGDKYVDILGMDNYGDFNNQGNEGVRKANAKLKMISNMALDKVKIAALTETGYQITATTSPVPNWFSSNLYNALHDNPTFDLQIISISYVMFWNNTKDGYYVPNGTVSNAGDFKTFSLKTKSALLNSLPKMYEMPK
- a CDS encoding glycoside hydrolase 5 family protein; translated protein: MKTRFLKTLSFSLIFAVIACQAQEKITVKGNQFYKGNKPYAYIGTNYWYGSMLASKKIGDRKRLIRELDLMKKNGIDNLRILVGADGGKYDFTVRPALQYEQGKYDEDLLDGLDFLLNEMQKRNMYAVLYLTNNWEWSGGMSQYLEWNGKGPVPVPAIPPNTWPQFMSYTEQFHSCEPCMEALNNHVKFIIGRTNAYSKKKYNEDNTIMSWQVGNEPRLFTVENEVKFTKWLNNIVDLIDSLDKNHLVSTGSEGKNSSNDSMEIFERTHQNPNIDYLTMHIWPKNWNWFKADNAEATMPKTIENAGKYIDDHIKVANNLKRPIIIEEFGLPKENENLKAGASSVYRDKFYSYIFGRVAESVKNGGPLQAANFWGYGGEGKAINETGKWNPGDPLTTDPPQEPQGLNSVFNGDKSTLEIVKKYNLELKKK
- a CDS encoding glycoside hydrolase family 97 protein, with the translated sequence MKNIFILFCFILINFSFAQKKQDFNVVSPNGKIEVKIVANDKIFWSISHEKDLILAPSEMSLTLDGSIVLGKNPVVLNSKKESVNTFFETPLYKKKTVKDQYSKLTINFKNDFEVEFRVFNDGAAYRFITKKEKEITVKSEEVVLNFNQDYNTLMPYVRDLRNPKDQFISSFESHYENKKVSEFAKDTLAFLPFLIDYKNHKKAVFLEADLEDYPGLFVTNNKNKTGFESRFSKYPTQETNGGFNYLNKLITERADYLVKTKGTRTFPWRAIVISENDAALANNDMVQKLAEPSRIKDISWIKPGKVAWDWWNDWNIYNVDFKAGINTQTYKYYIDFASKNKVEYVVLDEGWSVETDIMKHNPNVDLEALIAYAKERNVGIILWASWMAINNKTEAVFDNYAKLGVKGFKVDFIDRDDAKMVNSVYDIAQKAANHKLIIDFHGMYKPTGIQRTFPNILNFEGVKGLENNKWTPNDDVPLYDCTIPFIRMMAGPMDYTPGAMRNATKSEFKPSHSTPMSQGTRCHQLALYTIFEAPLQMMADSPTAFMKEQESTDFIAKIPTTFDETVALDGEVGKYVSIARKKENTWYLGVITNWDSRDITIDFSFLEKGKKFQAEIFSDGINAEKAATDYKKEIVTVDSTTKLKYHLASGGGLAMIIK
- a CDS encoding aldo/keto reductase, which encodes MKYNRCGKSGLLLPEISLGLWHNFGSVDNFDNAESIAVEAFDKGITHYDLANNYGPVPGSAETNFGKILWHNFQGNLRDEIIISTKAGYTMWDGPYGDWGSRKYLLSSLDQSLKRMKVDYVDIFYSHRPDPETPIEETMMALDYAVRSGKALYVGISNYSAEQTRVAVDVLKQLGTPCLIHQAKYSMLQRWVEDGLLDVLEEKGVGCIAFSPLAQGLLTDKYLNGIPENSRAHNPNGHLREDEVTEERIQKLIQLNEIAQNRNQSLAQMALAWLQKDKRITSVLIGASSVKQLCNNIDCLQNTDFTADELNAIEKILA